The Actinomycetota bacterium genomic interval GGAATGGGAAAAAGTTTGTGAAGGATTGCCTGGATTCCGTGCTGGGTCAGACCTATCCCGCGCTTGAGGTAATCGTCATCGATAATGGCTCAACCGATGGGTCTCAGGAGATTATAAGGAGAAACTATCCCTCTGTGATCCTCATAGAGAACGAGGAAAATAAGGGGTTTTCAAGGGCTATCAACCAAGGTATCGCTGTCTCCAAGGGTCTCTATGTGATACCTTTGAACATAGATGTCGTACTGACCCCTACCTATATAAGCGAGATGGTCAAAGCCGCTTCTTTGGAGGAAAAAATCGGTTCGGTTTCGGGCAAGTTATTGAGGTTCAGCGATGAAGGTCGAACAAAAGTGATAGACTCGGTGGGTCACACCATGTTCGAGAATCGATTGGTTATCGATAGAGGAGATGGAGAAATCGATGAGGGTCAATACGACCAAAGGGAATATATTTTCGGCTCTTGTGCTGCGGCTTCCCTCTACAAGAGGGAAATGCTCGAAGACATTAAAGTAGACCTACCTGCCCGCCAGAGCCTGGGCATGGCAGGTGGGTCTGCCCGCAGGCACGGTGGGGGGTACTTTGATGAAGCCTTCTTTGCTTTTTTGGAGGATGTTGACCTCAATTGGCGGGCACAACTGCTTGGCTGGAAATGCATTTATACACCATCTGCTGTGGCTTATCATTATCGTGGGGGAATTGCCGTCAGGAGAACCAAATTGGTGGAAATCCACAATTACAAAAATAGATATCTTATGATCCTCAAGAACGATTCCCTTGCCAGCATCTTAAAAAATCTCCATCATTTTCTAATCACAGATACCTTAAAGACGGGAGCGCTACTTTTTAGGTGTCCAGCGGCGTTATTGGGTTGGATCGATATTTTAAGGGAATTGCCCAGAACTTTTGCCAAAAGAAGAATTATCCAGAAAAACAGAAAGGTGAGTCAGGCGGAAATAGAGAAATGGTTTCAGAAATTCGATTATAAAGCTTGGATAAGAAGACACTTGTGGTGAATTATTTGTTGTGAA includes:
- a CDS encoding glycosyltransferase family 2 protein; translation: MDLVSVVIVNWNGKKFVKDCLDSVLGQTYPALEVIVIDNGSTDGSQEIIRRNYPSVILIENEENKGFSRAINQGIAVSKGLYVIPLNIDVVLTPTYISEMVKAASLEEKIGSVSGKLLRFSDEGRTKVIDSVGHTMFENRLVIDRGDGEIDEGQYDQREYIFGSCAAASLYKREMLEDIKVDLPARQSLGMAGGSARRHGGGYFDEAFFAFLEDVDLNWRAQLLGWKCIYTPSAVAYHYRGGIAVRRTKLVEIHNYKNRYLMILKNDSLASILKNLHHFLITDTLKTGALLFRCPAALLGWIDILRELPRTFAKRRIIQKNRKVSQAEIEKWFQKFDYKAWIRRHLW